Genomic DNA from Streptomyces venezuelae:
GGGCATGGCCATCTGTCCCCCATATCGCCCCCGCTGACCCCCTGTCCGGGAACGTGGCAGGGAGCGTAGCGGCAGCGTTTTCGCGGCGACAGCTCATTGCCGGACGAAGGGGCGCAGCACGCGGAGCCTCCCGTTTCCGGTGTCCGGCCTGTCCGGTGCGCCGGGTGGTGCGGCCGGGTCCGGCCGGGGCTGAGGTGTTCCGGTTCCGTACGGCGGGGCGGGTCCGCGTGCACGGGGATCTTGGCTCGAACGTGAAGAAATAAATCGGTGGTGGCTCGGCCGGGCGTGTGGATAGGGTTCGGGTGTTCCCAGGCGGTCGTTCGGGCGTCGGGTTCGGTGGAGCAGGATCAGTGGCGAGCAGGACCAGAATCTGGAGGTGTCGACCGATGGCTGTCGTTGCGATGGGCGCTGCCCGCATCCGGAAGTTCATCAAGTCCACCTCCGTGGCCACCGGCTGATCCGACCTCCTCCTTCCGCGCCGCGCCGACAGCGTGCGCGGGTGCCGGGGCCACCCCTGTGAAGGGTTCCCCTTGTCTTTCTCCTCTGTTTCACCGTTCTCCTCGGCTGCCGCCTCGCATCCCCTCGCCCCGTACGGCTGGGACGCCGACTGGGAAGCCGAGTTCGCGCCCTACGCGGCGCAAGGTCTCGTGCCGGGGCGCGTCGCCCGGGTGGACCGCGGGCAGTGCGACGTCATCACCGCCGACGGCACCGTGCGCGCCGACACCGAGTTCGTCACCCCGCGCGACCCGCTGAAGGTCGTGTGCACCGGCGACTGGGTCGCCGTGGACGCGGACGGCGCCGACCCCAGGTACGTACAGACGTACCTGCCGCGGCGGACCTCCTTCGTGCGCTCCACCTCCTCCAAGCGGTCCGAGGGGCAGATCCTCGCGGCCAACGTCGACCATTCGATCATCGCCGTGTCGCTCGCCGCGGAGCTCGACCTCGCGCGCATCGAACGGTTCCTCGCCCTCGGCTGGGAGTCCGGCGGGCAGCCGGTCGTCGTCCTCACCAAGGCCGACCTCGTGCCGGACGCCGCGACGCTCGGCCACCTCGTCGAGGACGTGGAGACCGCCGCGCCCGGCGTGCAGGTGCTGCCCGTCAGCGCCACGTCCGGGGACGGCGTCGACGTCCTCGCCGCGGTCGTCGCCGGCGGTACGTCGGTGCTGCTCGGGCAGTCCGGCGCCGGCAAGTCGACGCTCGCCAACGCACTCGCCGGGGCCGACGTCATGGAGGTCCAGGCCATCCGCGACGTCGACGGCAAGGGCAGGCACACGACGACCACCCGCAACCTCATCCCCCTCCCCGGGGGCGGGGTTCTCATCGATACGCCCGGACTGCGCGGAGTGGGCCTGTGGGACGCCGAGAGCGGCGTCGGGCAGGTGTTCTCCGAGATCGAGGAGCTGGCGGCGCGGTGCCGGTTCCACGACTGCGCCCACGGGGCGGAGCCGGGGTGTGCCGTGCTCGAAGCGGTCGAGTCCGGCGTCCTTTCCGAACGCCGCCTCGACAGCTACCGCAAGCTGATCCGCGAGAACCAGCGCATCGTCGCCAAGACGGACGTGCGGGCCCGCGCGGAGATGCGGAGGCAGTGGCGGTTGCGGGGGGCGGAGGGGCGCGCGGCGCTCGACATCAAGCGGGGGCGCCTGCGCTGAGAGGGGTCTGCGCTGAGCGGGGGCGCCTGCGCTGTGCTCGGGCGGTGGGGGGGGGTGGTGGGGGCGGGGGTGGTGGGGCGCTGCGGTCCGTTGTGGCTGGGCGCGCAGTTCCCCGCGCCCCTGCCCCCCCCGGGGCCCGGACATGGGGGTGAAGCCGCGCATCTTCATGTCCGAATCCCGCCAGCCGTCGCTCTCCCCTCCACCCCACAATGGAGGCGTGATCGATGAAGAGACCAGGTACGAAGCCGTGCGCAGCCGGGACGCCCGGTTCGACGGGGCGTTCTTCTTCGCTGTTCGGACCACCGGGATCTACTGCCGTCCCAGCTGCCCCGCCGTCACCCCGAAGCGTCAGAACGTCCGCTTCTACACCACCGCTGCCGCCGCCCAGACCTCCGGTTTCCGTGCCTGTCGGCGGTGCAGGCCGGACGCCGTCCCCGGGTCCGCCGACTGGAACGTGCGCGCCGACGTCGTAGGACGCGCCATGCGCATGATCGGGGACGGTGTCGTCGACCGTGAGGGCGTACCGGGGCTCGCCGTGCGGCTGGGGTACAGCGCCCGGCAGGTGCAGCGTCAGCTCACCGCCGAGCTGGGCGCGGGCCCCGTCGCCCTCGCGCGAGCGCAACGCGCGCACACCGCCCGCGTACTGCTGCAGACCACGGACCTGCCCGTCACCGAGATCGCCTTCGCCGCCGGGTTCGCCAGCGTGCGGCAGTTCAACGACACGATCAGGACGGTGTACGCGCTGACGCCCACCGCCCTGCGCGCCGCCGCGCCCCGCCGCGGTGCCGCCCGCGCCACCCCCGCCGCCGGCATCCCGCTCCGCCTCGCCCACCGCGGCCCGTACCGTGCCGACGCCGTCTTCGACCTGCTCGCCGCGGAGGCCGTCACCGGCATCGAGGAAGTCACCGGCGAACGGGGCGCCCGCACCTACCGGCGTACGCTCCGGCTGCCGGTCGGCACCGGCATCGTCGCCGTCGAGGAGACACACCACGACGCGACGACCGGCACCGGCGCCGGGTCGTCCGGTGAGGCCCTGCACCGGGGCGGCTGGCTCGACGCCCGGCTGCACCTCACCGACCTGCGCGACCTCACCACGGCCGTGCAGCGCCTGCGCCGCCTGTTCGACCTGGACGCCGACCCGTACGCCGTGGACGAGCGGCTCGGCGCCGACCCCCGGCTCGCACCGCTCGTCGCCGCCAGACCCGGGCTGCGGTCGCCGGGCACCGCCGACCCCGACGAGTTCGCGGTGCGTGCGCTGGTGGGGAGGGAGGGTGCGGGGCGTCTCGTACGGGAGTACGGCACCGTGCTCGACGCCGCGTGCGGCGGGCTCACCCACACGTTTCCCGCCCCGGCGGCTCTCGCCGCCGTGCCGGGTACGGTCGGCGCGCTGGCCGGGGCGCTCGCCGACGGCTCCCTGCGCCTGGACGCGGGCGCGGACCGCGACGACGCGGAGGCCGCGCTGCGGGCCCTGGGGGTCGACGCGCGGACGGCCGCGGTCATCCGGATGCGGGCACTCGGCGACCCGGACGTGGCTCTGCCCGGCGGCCCGGAGCGGGCTCTCGACGCGTGGCGCCCGTGGCGGTCCTACGCGCTGCGTCACCTCGCCCTGGGCGGCGGCGCATAAGAGGCCCTCTCATCCGGAGGAGGGAGACTGCGGCAACCACTCACCCGACGACCCGCCCCGAGGAGTTGCCGCCCATGTTCCACCGGACCACCAGGCGCGTCCCACGCGTCCCACGCGTCCCACGCGTCCGGCTCGTCCGGCGGGCCGTCATCGCCGCCGGCGCCGCAGCCGTACTGGCCGGCACGACCGGAGCCGCCTTCCCCGCCCAGGGCCCCGAGCACCACCAGCCGTCCGCCGCCGTGCTCCAGAAAGCCCCCGCCCCGCACGCCCCCGAAGGCGACACGCACAAACTCATCCGCGATCAGATCGACATCGACCTGGACGAAAGCGACCGCCACCACCCTCACGGCCATCGCCCCCGCTGAGCGGTCACCCCCAGATCAGCACCCCCAACCACGCCCCCACAATCAGCAGGCAGGCGAACAGTTCCGTCAGGACGCTGCTTCCGCCCCTGCGCATGGCCGTGCGGGTCGCCGTCAGGGCCTCGCCATGGCCGCCCAGACGCAGGCGTTCGCCGGCGTAGATTCCGGCGATGAAGCCCGGGAGCGCGCCGATCACCGGCAGGACGCAGAAGCCGAGCAGCGCGCCCGCTCCGGCGAAGACCGCCATGCGGCGCGTCGCGCCGCTCTCGCGCAGGCGGCGCGGCGGCAGCTGCCAGCGGACGGCCTGCGCCGCGAGGAGGACGAGCGTCGCGCCGACGAGGACGCCCCAGGCGAGGCCGTTCGGGTCCTGCAGCGTCCACCAGAGGACGGCGGCCCACACCAGCCACGCCCCCGGCACGCCGGGCACCAAGACTCCGCACAGGCCGAGCAACATGACCACGCCGACCAGCAGGAGTTCCCACGCTCCCATCTGCCCAGAGTGCCGCAGGTCCGGTGGAACCGCAGGTCCGGTGGAACCGCAGGTCCGGTGGAACCGGGGGGCACGTCAGGCCTGGTGCGAGGTCCTCCGCCCCGGCGGGCGGCCCGCGGGCTGCGGTCGACGTGCCACCCAGTCCCGTTCGTACGCGTGCCAGCCCAGCTGCAACCGCGTGGTCACCCCCGTCAGCTCCATCAGCCGTTTCACCCGGCGCTGCACCGTCCGCAGACCCAGGTCCAGCTGTTTCGCGACGCTCGCGTCCGTCAGACCGGCGAGCAGCAGGGACAGGATCTCCAGGTCCGTGCCGTCCGGGCCCTCCGGCGCGTCCTCGGTCAGGGCGCCGCCGCTCTCGCCGATGCGCAGCGGCAACGCCTCCCGCCACACCGCCTCGAAGAGGCCCGACAGCGACTCCAGCAGGCCGCTGGCGTGCACCACGAGCGCCGCGGGCTCCGCCGTGCGGGAGGTCAGCGGCACCATCGCGAGGGTGCCGTCGGCGATCACGAGTTTCGTGGGGACGCGGTCCACCACCCGTACCTGTTCGTCGCGGCCGATCGCGGCCGAGAGTTCCGTGAGGCCCGTCGGCAGGTCGAGGACCGCGCGCTCGACCACGACGCGGTAGCGCACACCGCGGCCCGCCGCCTGCTCCTCGGCACTGTTCTCCGTGCCGGTGATGGCGACGGGGCTGCCGGTGACCAGGGCGCACACCTCGTCACTCGCCCCCAGCTGGAGCTGGAGGAACCGCTGGGTGACCGCGGCCGCGCCGGTCACCACCTCGACCAGGTCGTGGACGGTCGGCTCGGTGGCCTGCGCGCGGTACTCCTCCGCGAGGAGCGTCGCCGCCAGCTCCGCCTTCTCCAGTTCGTGCCGCTGCTGGGCGAGGAGCGCGCCGAGCGCCACACCCGGCGGCGCCGCCACCCAACGGCCCGCCCTGCCCGACGCCTGCGCGGCGAGCCCGTGCCGCTCCAGGCGGCGCAGCGTCCGCTCGGTCTCCGGCTCGCCGAGAGTGAGCCTGCGCGCGAGATCCGCGACGTCGGCGGCGCCCACCGACACCAGCGCCCGGTACGCCGACTCGTGTGTCTCGTCCAGACCTATCGCAGCCAGCATGCGGCGACCGTCCCTCCCCAGTGCTCCGTCCCGGCGGCGCCGTGGCGGGAAACAGCCACGGCGTAAACCCGCCCGAGGACATCATCCCCGCACCGCCCGTCCCGATGACAAGGTGACGCCACCGCAGCACAAGGCGTGGCCATGTTCGCGGCCTTCGGGCCGCCGTGGCCGTGGTCCTGCCTGCCCGCCCGCCTGCATGCCCACCAACCCTGGGGAGAGCGATGCGCCCGATATCGCGTACGGCCTTGGGGGCGGCGTCCGCCGTCGCCCTCGCCGTCACCGCGGCCGTCCCGTCCGTGGCCGAGCCACGCGCGGACACGGCGGACACGAGGCCACTGGTGGGCAGCGCCCCCCAGCGCGACGGCGGCTCCGTCGTCACCCTCGTCACCGGCGACCGCGTCCTGGTCAGGACCGACGGCAAGAACGGGGCGGGAGCCTCCGCACTGCCCGCCGAGGACGGCACGACACCGCTGGTCCAGACCCGGCAGTCCGGCAAGGACCTGTACGTCTATCCCGAAGGCGCCGTCCACGCCATCGCCGAGGGCCTCGTCGACGAGGAGCTCTTCAACGTCACCGGGCTCGTCCGGCAGGGCTACGACGACGCGCACTCCCAAAAGCTGCCGCTCATCGCCGTGTACGACAAGTCCGTCGACGTCGCCCGCGCGGTGCCCGCCACCCCGCGCGGCGCCGAGCGCGGCCCCGTCCTCGAACCCGTCGACGGCGTCGCCCTGAAGGCCGACAAAAAGAAGGCCGCCGACTTCTGGGCGGAGATCACCAACACCCGCTCCCGTGCCGCGGGCGACCTGAAGAAGCTCTGGCTCGACGCCAAGGTCGAGGCCACCCTCGAACGCTCCACCAAGCAGGTGCACGCCCCCGAGGCCTGGGCCGCCGGATACGACGGCAAGGGCACCAAGGTCGCCGTCCTCGACACCGGCGCCGACGCCCGCCACCCCGACCTCGCGGGCCGCATCGGCGCGACGAAGAACTTCACCGGCTCCCCGGACGACGAGGACCGGCAGGGCCACGGCACCCACACCACGTCCACCGTCGGCGGCTCCGGCGCGGCGAGCGGCGGCAGGAAGAAAGGCGTCGCGCCCGGCGCCACGCTGCTGCACGGCAAGGTCCTCGACGACAGCGGGTCCGGCGCCACGTCCTGGATCATCGAGGGCATGCAGTGGGCCGTCGACCAGAAGGCCGACGTCGTCTCGATGAGTCTCGGCAACCCGGCGCGGACCGACTGCACCGACCCGATGTCCACGGCGACCGAGGAGCTCGCGCGGTCCGCGAAGGACACCCTCTTCGTCGTCGCCGCCGGCAACACAGGACCCTCCCTCGACTCCGTGTCCTCGCCCGGCTGCGCACCCGGCGTCCTGACCGTCGGCGCCGTCGACCGCGACGACACCACCGCCTCCTTCTCCAGCCGCGGCCCGGCGTACGGCTCACACACCCTCAAGCCGGAGATCGCCGCGCCCGGTGTCGGCATCTCCGCCGCGGCCGCGGACGGCAGGGGCGTGCACGCGTACCGGTCCATGAGCGGTACGTCGATGGCGACCCCGCACGTCGCGGGCGCCGCCGCCCTGGTCAAGCAGCGCCACCCCGACTGGAGCGCCGCGCGGATCAAGGCGGCCCTCGTGTCGTCCGCCGACAGCCGCGTGCCCGGCGACGCGCGCGAGACCGGCGGCGGGCGCCTCGACGCCAAGGCCGCCGTCGGCCAGAAGGTGCTCGGTTCGCCGGCCGTGCAGGGCGGTGGCTTCGGCTGGCCGCAGGACTCCTCCGACCGCACCACCGTCGACGTGCCCTACACCAACACCACGGATAGGAAAGTGGAGTTGAGGCTGTCGGTGGACCGTGTCACCGGCAACGACGGCTCCTCCGTCCGCTCCGGTGTGGCGCGGCTCGGCAAGCGCGCCGTGACCGTCCCGGCCGGTGCCACCGTGCGGGTACCGCTGAAGATCAACCCTGACGCGGAGCTCAAGCGCGCCCAGTACGGCGACGTCACGGGACGCGTCCTCGCCACGGCCGACGGCGGCACCCGCGTCTCCACGCCCTTCTCCCTCTACGTCCAGCCGGAGACCGTCAGCCTCCGCGTGAAACTGATCGACCGCCATGGCGAGCCTGCTGACGGCGCGTCATCCGTCGACCTCATCGGCACCGACACCGCCACCGGCGAGCGGCGCTTCAACGAGGGCGCGAACGACCAGACATACCAAGTCCGGCCCGGCTCCTACTTCCTGACCGGGTTCATCGACACGCGGGACGCCGAGGGCGGCAACCAGAAGCTCACGGACTCCCTCACCCATATCGCCCGCCCGCAGGTCGAGGTGAAGAAGGACACCACGATCACGCTCGACGCCCGCGAGGCGCACCGCCTCACCGTCAGGACGGACAGGGCGTCCGAAGTGCGCGGCGCCACCCTCGCGTTCGCCCGCACCTGGGGCAAGGACAACTGGCTGCACGCGGGCACGGCCGCGGGACCGCGCACCGTCCGCTCCTACTACCAGTCCGTGGAGGGCAAACCGGCCGACGGCACTTTCGAGTCCGGCAGCTACTGGCGTGCTGCGGCACCCCAGATCTCCGGACTCGCAGTCATGGACGGCGAGAAGCCGGGCAAGGAGCTGCACCCCCTGACCGCGTCCCTCGGCTCCGCCAACCTCGACGGCACGGGGAAGGCCGCCGTCGTCGACGCGCGGTCCGGCACCGCGCAGGAGCTCCAGGCCGCGGGCGTCAAGGGCAGGATCGCGCTGGTCGAGGCACCCGACAGCGGCGACGTGGCGGCCGTGGCCGCCGAGGCGAAAAAGGCCGGCGCGGTCGCCGTCCTCGCCCACCGCGCGGCACCCGGCCGCTGGTATCCGTCCGCCGGATTCACCGGCTCCCCGCTGCCGGTCCTCGGCATCGAACCGGACGAGGCGGCGTACGTGCAGTCCCGACTGGCTTCAGGCACCGTCGAGTTGAAGTGGAAGGCCACGGCGAACAGCCCCTACGTCTACAACCTCGCGTTCCCCGAGACCGGTCAGATCCGCGACGACCGCGCCTACCGCGTGCGGGACAAGGACCTCGCCGCGAATCAGGCGACGTACCGGGCCATGGGCCAGGCCACGGACTACGTGGACCTGCCCTCGGCGGTCCGCCCCACCGGCCTGGAGATCTACTTCGGCAACCTCGCGTCCGTTCCCGCGCCCGGCAAGCGCACCGAGTACTACTCGGCGGGCACGACCGGCTGGGGCCACCAGGTGTCCAGCAGCTTCCCGTACGGCGAGTTCATGATCGACCCGGTGCGTACGTACGAGAAGGGCGAGCGCCGCGAGGAGACCTGGTACGACGGGGTCCTCACGCCCGGCGCGCCCCGCGACGCCGCGGGCGGGCCCGCGCTCGCCGGTGAGCGGCAGGGGAACCTGATCGGGGTGGCCCCGGGCTTCTGGGCCGATGCCGAACACGGCGGGATCCAGGGCAGCTTCGGTGACATCGGGTCGGTGCGGCTGGAGCGGGACGGGGAGGTCGTGGGGGAGTCCGGCTGGCCGTACGGGGTGTTCGACGTCCCGGCGGAGGACGCCGCGTACGAACTGACCCTCTCCACGATGAAGCTCGGCTCACGCGTGTGGCACCGGTCCACGTCGACGGAGACGACGTGGTCGTTCCGCTCCCGTCTCGACGAGAGCGCGGCCTCCCAGGGCATCCCGATGCTCTTCCCTCGGTATGGCCTCCCCGAGGACGGGCTCAAAACTCTCCCCGCGAAGGACGGACAGCGGATTGAACTCGGCGTGACGGGGCACGCGGGTTACGAGCCCGGCGCGCTCACCGACGCGCAGCTGTCGTACTCGTACGACGAGGGCCGGACGTGGACGGCGGCGAAGACCGCGGAACACGACGGTAAGTGGAGCGCGACCGTGAACCACGCGGGCGCCTCCGGCAAGCCGGTCCGGCTCAAAACCCGACTGACGGACGCCCACGGCAACTCCGTCACACAGACCGTGGCTCGCGCCTACGACGTGCGCTAGTCACACCGGTCCCGCCGGGCGGTCCTCCTGTGGGGGGTGGGCCCGCCCGGCGGTCCCTGTCGTCGCCGAGATGGCCGGAATTTCCGGATGCACCGTTTTCGTACGGCCGTCGCGGTGGAAAATTAGGGGCATGAGCCAGCAGGGGGACAGGCCCAGCGGTCGCGACGACGACTGGTGGGGACAGCTGTACGACGACGCCGCGCCGGACACGGGCCCGTCTCCGGCACCGGACACCGTGGACGACAGGTTCGCCTCGGCCTCGAACGCACTCCAGGCCCCCTTCCCGACGCAGCGCCCGCCCACGGACCCCGCCGACGCCGACGACCCCCCACTCCGGCCACCCGCCCCGGGCAGCGACGACGCACCGCCCGACAGGGCCACCAGGCCGGTCCCTCCCGCCCCCGCCCCCGGCCCTCGCGGCGGCAACGCGCCAATCGCCATGCCGGGGCCGGCCCACCCCTCGCCCGAGCGGCCGGTGCCTTCGGGCCCAGCTGCCTCGCTGCGCCCGCGCGGCGACGAGGCACCGCCCGACGCGGCCGGTCAGCCCGAGCCTGCCGGGCCCTCCGCCGCCCCCGGCCCCGGTGGGGGCGACGCCTCGGGCGGCGCGGCGGATTCGTCGCACGAACCGTTCGCCGCCCGCCCCCCGGCCGGTCGGCCGGAACCCGCCGCGCCTCCTGCCCCCGAAGACCCCGCCGCGCCCCGCGCCCCGCGCACCCCGCCCGCCTTCACCGCCCCGCCGCCATGGGCGCCGCCCACCGCGCCCGCCGGACCGTCGACGTTCCCGGCCGGCGAGCGCGGCGCGGCGGGCGGGTACTCCGTGGCGTCCACGGAAGAGCCTCGCGCCGGTGCGCCCGCTTCACGTCCGCCCGACGCCCGGGGCACGTCCGCCGCCCACGGCGCGTCTCCGCGACCGGCCGACGACGGGGTCCTCTACGTAGGGGACGGGCCGCCCACCTACGAAGCCGAGCCCAGTGCCCTGCCCGCCGCTGATCCCGATGACCTCGGGGACCTCGTCGCCGACACCGTGTTGGACGGGGCGCGGTACGGGGCCAGTACGCTGCGGGCCGCCTCCGTGCGCGGGGACTCCGCCCGGTACCGGGGCGAGCCGCGCCGTGACGCGCTGCTCACCGCCCGTTTCGGGAGCGGGGAGGACGCCCTCGTGCTCGTCGCCACGGCCACCGGCGCCCGAGCCACCCCCGGCGCACACCGCGCCGCCGCCGAGGCGTGCGACTGGATCGGGCGGGCCGTCGGGCGCAGTCACGCGCGGCTCGCCGAGGACATCAGGGCCGCCCGGCGCGGCGACCTGAAGGCGGGGCTGCACCGCCTCACGGACCGCAGCCTCGGCAAGCTCCGCGCGCACGCCGCGGACCTCGGCCTGGAGCCGGACGAGTACGCCGCGTCCCTGCGGTGTCTGCTGCTGCCCGCCGACCCCCGGTGCCGTACGCGCGTCTTCTTCGGCGTCGGCGCGGGCGGCCTCTTCCGGCTGCGCGACGGCGCGTGGCAGGACATCGAGCCGAGGGTCGCGGACGCCACCGGCGAAGCCGTCGTCGGGTTCGGATCGCCGCCCCCGCCCCCGCCCTCGCCGGACACGGCGCAGGAGGGTGATCGGCTCACCATGGCTCTCGGGATCACCACGCCCCCGAGCCCGTACGAACCCGCCCCCGAGCCGCCCCGCGACCCCTTCCGTTTCCGCGCCTCCATCGCCCGCCCGGGTGACACGCTCGTCCTGTGCAGCGAAGGCCTCGCCGAGCCGCTGCGCGGCGAGCCCGAACTCGCCGAACACCTCATCCGCAGATGGGAGAAGGGCGGCCCGCCGGGGCTCACTGCGTTCCTGGCCGACATCCAGGTCAGGGTCAAGGGGTACGCCGACGACCGGACGGCCGCCGCGGTCTGGGAGGCATGACCGCCGCACCTGTGAATTCATGGACCAGAGGCGCCCAGAAGTTCCGGCTTCGTACGAGTAAGTCCTGGTCCATGGGTCACAAGGGGTGAATCACGGTTCACCAGCGTCGGAAGGTGCGTACAGCATGGCCAAGCAGAACGTCGCCGAGCAGTTCGTCGACATCCTCGTCCGCGCGGGCGTCAAGCGCCTGTACGGAGTCGTCGGCGACAGTCTCAATCCGATCGTGGACGCCATCCGACGCACCAAGGACATCGACTGGGTCCAGGTGCGGCACGAGGAGACCGCCGCCTTCGCGGCCGGCGCCGAGGCCCAGATCACCGGGAACCTCGCCGCCTGCGCGGGCTCCTGCGGACCCGGCAACCTCCACCTGATCAACGGCCTGTACGACGCGCACCGCTCCATGGCCCCCGTCCTCGCGCTCGCCGCGCAGATCCCGTCGAGCGAGATCGGGCTCGGGTACTTCCAGGAGACCCATCCGGACCAGCTGTTCCGCGAATGCAGTCACTACAGCGAGCTGATCTCGACGCCGAAGCAGATGCCGCGGCTGCTGCAGACCGCCATCCAGAACGCCGTCGGGCAGAGCGGGGTGAGTGTGGTGTCCCTGCCCGGGGACATCGCGGGCGAGCCCGCGCCGGAGCAGGCCGCCGAGACCGCGCTGGTGACGTCCCGGCCCACCGTGCGGCCCGGCGACGCGGAGATCGAGCGGCTCGCCGCGATGATCGACGAGGCGGACAAGGTCACCCTGTTCTGCGGCAGCGGCACGGCCGGCGCGCACGCCGAGGTGATGGAGTTCGCCGAGAAGGTGAAGTCCCCGGTGGGCCACGCGCTGCGCGGCAAGGAATGGATCCA
This window encodes:
- the rsgA gene encoding ribosome small subunit-dependent GTPase A; the protein is MSFSSVSPFSSAAASHPLAPYGWDADWEAEFAPYAAQGLVPGRVARVDRGQCDVITADGTVRADTEFVTPRDPLKVVCTGDWVAVDADGADPRYVQTYLPRRTSFVRSTSSKRSEGQILAANVDHSIIAVSLAAELDLARIERFLALGWESGGQPVVVLTKADLVPDAATLGHLVEDVETAAPGVQVLPVSATSGDGVDVLAAVVAGGTSVLLGQSGAGKSTLANALAGADVMEVQAIRDVDGKGRHTTTTRNLIPLPGGGVLIDTPGLRGVGLWDAESGVGQVFSEIEELAARCRFHDCAHGAEPGCAVLEAVESGVLSERRLDSYRKLIRENQRIVAKTDVRARAEMRRQWRLRGAEGRAALDIKRGRLR
- a CDS encoding protein phosphatase 2C domain-containing protein, translated to MSQQGDRPSGRDDDWWGQLYDDAAPDTGPSPAPDTVDDRFASASNALQAPFPTQRPPTDPADADDPPLRPPAPGSDDAPPDRATRPVPPAPAPGPRGGNAPIAMPGPAHPSPERPVPSGPAASLRPRGDEAPPDAAGQPEPAGPSAAPGPGGGDASGGAADSSHEPFAARPPAGRPEPAAPPAPEDPAAPRAPRTPPAFTAPPPWAPPTAPAGPSTFPAGERGAAGGYSVASTEEPRAGAPASRPPDARGTSAAHGASPRPADDGVLYVGDGPPTYEAEPSALPAADPDDLGDLVADTVLDGARYGASTLRAASVRGDSARYRGEPRRDALLTARFGSGEDALVLVATATGARATPGAHRAAAEACDWIGRAVGRSHARLAEDIRAARRGDLKAGLHRLTDRSLGKLRAHAADLGLEPDEYAASLRCLLLPADPRCRTRVFFGVGAGGLFRLRDGAWQDIEPRVADATGEAVVGFGSPPPPPPSPDTAQEGDRLTMALGITTPPSPYEPAPEPPRDPFRFRASIARPGDTLVLCSEGLAEPLRGEPELAEHLIRRWEKGGPPGLTAFLADIQVRVKGYADDRTAAAVWEA
- a CDS encoding helix-turn-helix transcriptional regulator, producing the protein MLAAIGLDETHESAYRALVSVGAADVADLARRLTLGEPETERTLRRLERHGLAAQASGRAGRWVAAPPGVALGALLAQQRHELEKAELAATLLAEEYRAQATEPTVHDLVEVVTGAAAVTQRFLQLQLGASDEVCALVTGSPVAITGTENSAEEQAAGRGVRYRVVVERAVLDLPTGLTELSAAIGRDEQVRVVDRVPTKLVIADGTLAMVPLTSRTAEPAALVVHASGLLESLSGLFEAVWREALPLRIGESGGALTEDAPEGPDGTDLEILSLLLAGLTDASVAKQLDLGLRTVQRRVKRLMELTGVTTRLQLGWHAYERDWVARRPQPAGRPPGRRTSHQA
- a CDS encoding DNA-3-methyladenine glycosylase 2 family protein, with amino-acid sequence MSESRQPSLSPPPHNGGVIDEETRYEAVRSRDARFDGAFFFAVRTTGIYCRPSCPAVTPKRQNVRFYTTAAAAQTSGFRACRRCRPDAVPGSADWNVRADVVGRAMRMIGDGVVDREGVPGLAVRLGYSARQVQRQLTAELGAGPVALARAQRAHTARVLLQTTDLPVTEIAFAAGFASVRQFNDTIRTVYALTPTALRAAAPRRGAARATPAAGIPLRLAHRGPYRADAVFDLLAAEAVTGIEEVTGERGARTYRRTLRLPVGTGIVAVEETHHDATTGTGAGSSGEALHRGGWLDARLHLTDLRDLTTAVQRLRRLFDLDADPYAVDERLGADPRLAPLVAARPGLRSPGTADPDEFAVRALVGREGAGRLVREYGTVLDAACGGLTHTFPAPAALAAVPGTVGALAGALADGSLRLDAGADRDDAEAALRALGVDARTAAVIRMRALGDPDVALPGGPERALDAWRPWRSYALRHLALGGGA
- a CDS encoding DUF456 domain-containing protein, which translates into the protein MGAWELLLVGVVMLLGLCGVLVPGVPGAWLVWAAVLWWTLQDPNGLAWGVLVGATLVLLAAQAVRWQLPPRRLRESGATRRMAVFAGAGALLGFCVLPVIGALPGFIAGIYAGERLRLGGHGEALTATRTAMRRGGSSVLTELFACLLIVGAWLGVLIWG
- a CDS encoding S8 family peptidase, with translation MRPISRTALGAASAVALAVTAAVPSVAEPRADTADTRPLVGSAPQRDGGSVVTLVTGDRVLVRTDGKNGAGASALPAEDGTTPLVQTRQSGKDLYVYPEGAVHAIAEGLVDEELFNVTGLVRQGYDDAHSQKLPLIAVYDKSVDVARAVPATPRGAERGPVLEPVDGVALKADKKKAADFWAEITNTRSRAAGDLKKLWLDAKVEATLERSTKQVHAPEAWAAGYDGKGTKVAVLDTGADARHPDLAGRIGATKNFTGSPDDEDRQGHGTHTTSTVGGSGAASGGRKKGVAPGATLLHGKVLDDSGSGATSWIIEGMQWAVDQKADVVSMSLGNPARTDCTDPMSTATEELARSAKDTLFVVAAGNTGPSLDSVSSPGCAPGVLTVGAVDRDDTTASFSSRGPAYGSHTLKPEIAAPGVGISAAAADGRGVHAYRSMSGTSMATPHVAGAAALVKQRHPDWSAARIKAALVSSADSRVPGDARETGGGRLDAKAAVGQKVLGSPAVQGGGFGWPQDSSDRTTVDVPYTNTTDRKVELRLSVDRVTGNDGSSVRSGVARLGKRAVTVPAGATVRVPLKINPDAELKRAQYGDVTGRVLATADGGTRVSTPFSLYVQPETVSLRVKLIDRHGEPADGASSVDLIGTDTATGERRFNEGANDQTYQVRPGSYFLTGFIDTRDAEGGNQKLTDSLTHIARPQVEVKKDTTITLDAREAHRLTVRTDRASEVRGATLAFARTWGKDNWLHAGTAAGPRTVRSYYQSVEGKPADGTFESGSYWRAAAPQISGLAVMDGEKPGKELHPLTASLGSANLDGTGKAAVVDARSGTAQELQAAGVKGRIALVEAPDSGDVAAVAAEAKKAGAVAVLAHRAAPGRWYPSAGFTGSPLPVLGIEPDEAAYVQSRLASGTVELKWKATANSPYVYNLAFPETGQIRDDRAYRVRDKDLAANQATYRAMGQATDYVDLPSAVRPTGLEIYFGNLASVPAPGKRTEYYSAGTTGWGHQVSSSFPYGEFMIDPVRTYEKGERREETWYDGVLTPGAPRDAAGGPALAGERQGNLIGVAPGFWADAEHGGIQGSFGDIGSVRLERDGEVVGESGWPYGVFDVPAEDAAYELTLSTMKLGSRVWHRSTSTETTWSFRSRLDESAASQGIPMLFPRYGLPEDGLKTLPAKDGQRIELGVTGHAGYEPGALTDAQLSYSYDEGRTWTAAKTAEHDGKWSATVNHAGASGKPVRLKTRLTDAHGNSVTQTVARAYDVR